A region from the Enterobacter roggenkampii genome encodes:
- a CDS encoding amino acid ABC transporter permease has translation MPALDWQGVLTGQPLQWILSGFLTTLWVTLAGIALASLLALLFMLLRLSGGRVGKAIVSGWVSLFRNTPLLVQLLFWYFAAWNGLPQAFRDAVNADHSWSILPGDVWWFTPEFLCSAWGLGVFTSAFLIEEVESGLRSVPAGQREAALAQGFSTWRVFRYILLPQGLANAWQPVVGQYLNLMKLSSLASGIGFAELTYQVRQIESYNAHALEAFTLGTALYLLTGLVMGMVLVRLGPQAKRKRPIVVTAGSEKHDCRT, from the coding sequence ATGCCCGCGCTCGACTGGCAGGGGGTACTGACCGGACAGCCTCTGCAGTGGATACTTTCCGGATTTCTCACCACCTTGTGGGTAACGCTGGCGGGGATCGCGCTGGCCAGCCTGCTCGCACTGCTCTTTATGCTCCTGCGCCTGTCCGGTGGACGCGTCGGGAAAGCGATCGTCAGCGGCTGGGTATCACTGTTTCGCAATACCCCGCTGCTGGTGCAGCTGCTGTTCTGGTATTTTGCCGCCTGGAACGGCCTGCCGCAGGCGTTTCGCGACGCGGTCAACGCCGATCACAGCTGGTCCATTCTGCCCGGCGACGTCTGGTGGTTTACGCCCGAATTTTTATGCTCTGCCTGGGGGCTGGGCGTATTTACCTCGGCGTTTTTAATCGAAGAAGTGGAATCAGGCTTGCGGTCTGTGCCAGCCGGGCAACGGGAGGCGGCGCTCGCCCAGGGTTTCTCTACGTGGCGCGTGTTTCGCTACATCCTGCTGCCGCAGGGGCTGGCTAACGCCTGGCAGCCCGTTGTGGGACAGTATCTCAACCTGATGAAGCTCTCCTCGCTCGCCAGCGGGATTGGCTTCGCCGAACTCACCTACCAGGTCAGGCAGATCGAAAGCTATAACGCGCACGCGCTGGAGGCATTTACCCTCGGTACCGCACTCTATCTCCTGACCGGTCTGGTCATGGGAATGGTGCTGGTTCGCCTTGGGCCGCAGGCGAAACGTAAACGTCCGATCGTCGTCACCGCAGGGAGTGAAAAACATGATTGCCGGACTTAA
- a CDS encoding amino acid ABC transporter ATP-binding protein: MLSGLFSHSAAGAADFSHLEQASVEFRHVDKRYGDHQVLNDINLTITPGEVVAILGPSGSGKSTLIRLINQLEPLSGGEILVDNKPTGKLSGSGLRQLRSRVGFVFQQFNLYAHLTASQNITLALEHVHGWKPLPAQARALALLEKVGMLEKAHHYPAELSGGQQQRVAIARALASSPQIILFDEPTSALDPEMIGEVLFVMKALAHSGITMIVVTHEMQFAREIADRIVFIDGGQILETAPPAQFFSQPAHPRAQRFLQKVLDPLHQEHL; the protein is encoded by the coding sequence ATGCTCTCAGGTTTATTTTCCCACTCCGCGGCCGGTGCCGCGGATTTTTCACATCTGGAACAGGCCAGCGTCGAGTTTCGCCACGTGGACAAACGCTACGGTGACCATCAGGTTTTAAACGACATTAACCTCACTATTACGCCCGGTGAAGTGGTGGCCATCCTTGGCCCGTCGGGTTCCGGTAAATCCACCCTGATTCGTCTTATCAACCAGCTTGAACCCCTGAGCGGCGGGGAGATCCTGGTCGACAACAAGCCTACCGGAAAGCTCTCCGGTAGCGGGCTGCGCCAGCTGCGAAGCCGCGTGGGGTTTGTGTTTCAGCAGTTCAATCTTTATGCCCACCTCACCGCCAGCCAGAACATCACCCTGGCGCTTGAGCACGTCCACGGCTGGAAGCCGCTGCCCGCTCAGGCGCGCGCGCTGGCCCTGCTGGAGAAAGTCGGGATGCTGGAAAAAGCCCACCATTACCCGGCTGAGCTTTCCGGTGGACAGCAGCAGCGGGTGGCGATTGCCCGCGCCCTGGCCTCGTCACCGCAAATCATTCTCTTTGACGAGCCGACGTCGGCACTCGATCCCGAGATGATTGGTGAAGTGCTGTTTGTGATGAAAGCCCTCGCCCACAGCGGGATCACGATGATCGTGGTGACCCATGAGATGCAGTTTGCCCGGGAAATCGCCGACCGGATTGTCTTTATCGACGGCGGGCAAATTCTGGAAACCGCGCCGCCGGCGCAGTTTTTCAGCCAGCCAGCGCATCCGCGCGCGCAGCGGTTCCTGCAAAAGGTGCTGGACCCGCTGCATCAGGAGCATCTGTAA
- a CDS encoding ABC transporter substrate-binding protein — protein sequence MAAKMKGFKKRTLVLGVVAAWGLFSAQAQADQLADIKAAGVVKVATFDANPPFGSIDAKTHEIVGYDVDFAKALAKSLGVKLELVATNPANRIPLLQSGKADLIVADITITPERAQVIDFSTPYFVTGQQFLVPAKSPDKLDDYSRARIGAVKGTTGEQALHQRFPQSRVLSYDDIPLALTALRNGNVQAITQDSTILAGLLAQAPDKANFKILPDLLSKEEIGVGVKKGETALLKAVNDELVNLEKNGQAAKIYDVWFGPGTPAPQPRAFKIEAK from the coding sequence ATGGCAGCAAAAATGAAAGGGTTTAAAAAACGGACGCTGGTTCTGGGCGTAGTGGCAGCCTGGGGCCTGTTTTCAGCGCAGGCGCAGGCCGATCAGCTGGCGGATATCAAGGCAGCAGGGGTGGTGAAAGTCGCCACGTTTGATGCCAACCCGCCGTTTGGCTCGATTGATGCCAAAACGCATGAGATTGTGGGTTACGACGTGGACTTTGCCAAAGCGCTGGCAAAATCGCTCGGCGTGAAGCTTGAACTGGTTGCCACCAATCCGGCCAACCGCATTCCGCTGCTGCAGTCCGGCAAAGCCGACCTGATTGTGGCGGATATCACCATCACGCCGGAACGCGCGCAGGTGATTGATTTCTCGACGCCTTACTTCGTTACCGGCCAGCAGTTCCTCGTTCCGGCGAAATCTCCGGACAAGCTCGATGACTACAGCCGGGCGCGCATTGGCGCGGTCAAAGGCACGACGGGCGAGCAGGCGCTGCACCAGCGCTTCCCGCAGTCCCGCGTCCTCTCTTATGACGATATTCCGCTGGCGCTGACCGCGCTGCGCAACGGCAACGTACAGGCCATCACTCAGGACAGCACCATTCTGGCCGGTCTGCTGGCGCAGGCGCCGGATAAAGCCAACTTCAAAATCCTGCCCGACCTGCTGAGCAAAGAAGAGATTGGCGTCGGGGTGAAAAAAGGTGAAACGGCGCTGCTGAAAGCCGTCAACGATGAGCTGGTCAATCTCGAGAAGAACGGCCAGGCGGCTAAAATCTACGACGTCTGGTTTGGTCCAGGCACCCCAGCCCCACAGCCTCGCGCCTTTAAAATAGAAGCTAAGTAA
- a CDS encoding DUF1996 domain-containing protein — protein sequence MKRTTLTRALSVPALLFTIHAAHAAPQAHVVCGYSHTLGDDAIMMYGMPNEAMLHDFFGNVQTDADSSRESLRRDEKTTCDNKADSSAYWAPSLRLPDGTVVKPAYQKTYYQASNVDAWPLHPFPAGLSLLAGDHHGSAPNPHITFLCANGKGYTTKTGEVCGLRKANDAVQFNIGIQFPNCWDGVNLKPAHGLINATYDVKGQCPSTFPVKLPTVNMNIAYVLPTISSLDTSKVQLSMDPIMHGDEREERWGSLYTAHADFMNGWTEDAARFMTDLCMNRGLDCGTTVPYGYSRAKANVWLSSLEPDLSQPEPQVLLVQDNWQNGGRTKNSETLSLVKFHIPPLPAGQDPSQFTYRVRIYGGKVETNGADQIFFYPASNDWDPATVRWASRPACNYRSDAVLYLNHSREYRMVNVDKAVRKALAEGKTEISWYIGGDRQGNHYQFEPASSSESLVLMLTGFKKTPEL from the coding sequence ATGAAACGGACCACGTTAACACGCGCGCTTTCTGTCCCTGCGCTACTTTTCACAATTCATGCGGCACACGCCGCACCGCAGGCGCATGTTGTTTGCGGCTATTCCCATACCCTTGGCGATGACGCCATTATGATGTACGGCATGCCCAACGAGGCCATGCTGCACGACTTCTTCGGCAACGTGCAAACGGATGCTGACTCCAGCCGTGAATCCCTGCGCCGGGATGAAAAGACCACCTGCGATAACAAAGCCGACAGCTCTGCCTACTGGGCACCTTCGCTTCGCCTGCCTGACGGTACGGTCGTCAAACCGGCGTATCAAAAAACCTATTATCAGGCATCGAACGTGGACGCCTGGCCGCTACACCCTTTCCCGGCGGGGCTGTCGCTGCTGGCGGGCGACCATCACGGTAGTGCGCCGAATCCACATATCACCTTTTTATGTGCCAACGGCAAGGGTTACACCACCAAAACCGGTGAGGTCTGCGGCTTGCGCAAGGCGAACGATGCCGTGCAGTTTAATATCGGCATTCAGTTTCCTAACTGCTGGGATGGAGTGAACCTGAAGCCTGCCCATGGTCTGATTAACGCCACCTACGACGTCAAGGGGCAGTGCCCGTCCACCTTCCCGGTGAAACTTCCCACCGTGAACATGAACATTGCTTACGTACTCCCGACGATTAGCTCGCTTGATACCAGCAAAGTGCAGCTCTCCATGGACCCCATCATGCACGGCGATGAGCGAGAAGAGCGGTGGGGTAGCCTGTATACGGCGCATGCAGATTTCATGAACGGCTGGACGGAAGACGCCGCGCGCTTTATGACTGACCTGTGCATGAACCGCGGGTTAGATTGCGGCACCACCGTCCCGTATGGTTATTCCAGAGCGAAGGCCAACGTCTGGCTCAGCAGCCTGGAGCCAGACCTCTCCCAGCCCGAACCGCAGGTTTTACTGGTGCAGGATAACTGGCAGAACGGGGGACGAACGAAAAACAGCGAAACGCTGTCGCTGGTGAAGTTCCACATTCCCCCTCTGCCTGCCGGGCAGGATCCTTCGCAGTTTACATACCGCGTGCGGATTTATGGCGGCAAAGTGGAAACTAACGGTGCCGATCAGATCTTCTTCTATCCGGCCAGCAATGACTGGGATCCTGCTACCGTAAGATGGGCCTCGCGTCCGGCCTGTAACTATCGCTCCGACGCAGTGCTCTATCTGAACCATTCTCGTGAATACCGGATGGTGAACGTGGACAAAGCCGTGCGCAAGGCGCTGGCGGAAGGAAAAACCGAAATCTCGTGGTATATCGGCGGTGATCGCCAGGGGAATCATTACCAGTTCGAACCGGCGTCTTCATCAGAAAGCCTGGTTCTGATGCTAACGGGGTTTAAAAAGACGCCTGAGCTGTAA
- a CDS encoding MBL fold metallo-hydrolase has protein sequence MITLCRTCGTSYEGTPERCAICEDERQYVPASGQAWIDYATVTATHANKWQQLEPHLFSIKTVPAFAINQRALLLRTPHGNILWDCIANLDPATQTLIAALGGLRAIAISHPHYYTTMQEWAAAFDAPVYLHVSDSEWVMRDSPAIHFWDGDALEIVPSVTLLRLGGHFAGGTVLHWQEGEGVLLAGDILQVTPGKEAVSFMWSYPNMLPLPARTVEDVTRRLAGKSFARLYGAFEGQNIPANADDIVQRSGQKYIACLK, from the coding sequence ATGATTACACTCTGTAGAACCTGCGGTACTTCTTATGAGGGAACGCCGGAGAGATGTGCCATTTGCGAGGATGAACGTCAGTATGTCCCGGCCAGCGGCCAGGCGTGGATCGATTACGCGACGGTAACGGCAACACACGCCAACAAATGGCAGCAGCTGGAGCCGCACTTATTCAGTATCAAGACGGTACCCGCTTTTGCCATTAACCAGCGGGCACTCCTCCTGCGTACCCCCCACGGTAACATTCTCTGGGACTGCATCGCCAACCTTGATCCTGCAACCCAAACGCTCATCGCCGCACTCGGCGGCCTTCGCGCGATTGCGATTTCGCATCCGCACTATTACACCACGATGCAGGAGTGGGCCGCGGCTTTCGACGCGCCGGTCTATCTGCACGTGAGCGATAGCGAATGGGTGATGCGCGACAGCCCGGCGATTCATTTCTGGGATGGCGATGCGCTGGAGATAGTACCGTCGGTTACGCTGCTGCGTCTCGGCGGGCATTTTGCGGGCGGAACGGTACTGCACTGGCAGGAGGGCGAGGGCGTTTTACTGGCGGGAGATATTTTGCAGGTGACCCCAGGGAAAGAGGCCGTGTCGTTCATGTGGAGCTACCCGAATATGCTTCCGCTGCCTGCCCGTACGGTTGAGGACGTTACCCGGCGCCTGGCGGGAAAATCGTTCGCCCGTCTTTACGGCGCGTTCGAAGGGCAGAACATTCCGGCAAACGCCGATGACATCGTGCAGCGGTCGGGCCAGAAATATATTGCTTGTCTCAAGTGA
- a CDS encoding carbonic anhydrase, which translates to MQHIIEGFLSFQKEIFPQRKELFRSLASSQNPKALFISCSDSRLVPELVTQQEPGQLFVIRNAGNIVPPFGPEPGGVSATIEYAVVALGVTDIVICGHSNCGAMKAIADNANLEPMPAVSHWLRYSDAAKAVVEKKSWDKPIDKVNAMVQENVFAQLSNIKTHPSVAVGLRNNSLRLHGWVYDIESGKILALDKATKTFVSLSENPEVFFE; encoded by the coding sequence ATGCAACATATCATTGAAGGTTTTCTCAGCTTTCAAAAAGAGATTTTCCCGCAACGTAAAGAGCTCTTTCGCAGTTTAGCGTCCAGCCAGAATCCCAAAGCGCTGTTTATCTCCTGCTCCGACAGCCGTCTGGTCCCTGAACTGGTCACCCAGCAAGAGCCGGGACAACTCTTTGTTATTCGTAATGCTGGCAACATTGTTCCACCGTTCGGGCCGGAGCCAGGCGGCGTCTCTGCAACTATCGAGTACGCGGTAGTGGCGCTGGGCGTGACCGACATCGTGATCTGCGGTCACTCCAACTGCGGCGCGATGAAGGCGATTGCCGATAACGCGAACCTGGAGCCGATGCCTGCTGTATCGCACTGGCTGCGCTATTCCGACGCGGCAAAAGCCGTGGTAGAGAAGAAAAGCTGGGATAAGCCGATCGATAAAGTGAATGCGATGGTGCAGGAAAACGTCTTTGCGCAACTCAGCAACATCAAGACCCACCCGTCCGTCGCGGTGGGCCTGCGTAATAACTCGCTTCGCCTGCACGGATGGGTATACGACATTGAAAGCGGCAAAATTCTCGCCCTTGATAAAGCGACGAAAACCTTCGTCTCGCTGTCTGAAAACCCGGAAGTGTTCTTCGAATAA
- a CDS encoding FAD-NAD(P)-binding protein has protein sequence MKKIAIIGSGPTGIYTFYHLLNNNTPLSVSVFEQADEAGVGMPYNDDDNSRLMLANIASIEIPPIFMTYLDWLKEQSDDHLARFKVDKASLHDRQFLPRLLLGEYFRDSFRSIVKEAKKLGFQVEVHESAKVTDINPSTTGVTISVNDRTLADKFDLAVIATGHVWPEEDEATRTFFPSPWSGLMDARIPPCRVGIMGTSLSGLDAAMAVVMQHGEFRDGKFILDSGSEGLNITLMSRTGILPEADFYCPIPYEPLSVLTEFVVESEIAKGPDGLLDRVFALMVKELELADPAWCEKMSLRTLNADTIREAWFEDRKRHGPFTWAEENLNEVERNKRERRTVAWRYTVLRLHEVVQEIVPHLSEQDRKRFKQGLARVFIDNYAAIPPQSIRRLLALREAGIISVAALGDDYTLDAGSDRTVITTQETVYRFDVFIDARGQKPLKTNDLPFPSLRGQLEETGDEIPDIGEDYTLKAPDTVRGRIAFGAIPWLMHDRPFVQGLAECAEIAEAMAKAAEKPASGIRRRLPYVEN, from the coding sequence ATGAAGAAGATCGCGATTATCGGCTCCGGCCCCACGGGAATTTACACCTTTTATCATCTGCTTAATAACAATACCCCACTCTCCGTTTCCGTCTTTGAACAGGCCGATGAAGCTGGCGTGGGCATGCCCTATAACGATGACGATAATTCCCGGCTGATGCTGGCGAACATTGCGAGCATTGAAATCCCGCCCATTTTTATGACCTACCTCGACTGGCTTAAGGAGCAAAGCGACGACCATCTGGCGCGCTTTAAAGTTGATAAAGCCAGCCTGCACGATCGGCAGTTCCTGCCCAGGCTCCTGTTGGGAGAGTATTTTCGCGACAGCTTTCGTTCAATCGTAAAAGAGGCGAAAAAGCTGGGGTTCCAGGTTGAGGTCCATGAATCTGCGAAGGTCACCGACATCAACCCTTCGACAACCGGCGTGACGATTTCGGTCAATGACCGCACATTAGCGGATAAATTCGACCTGGCGGTTATTGCCACCGGCCACGTCTGGCCAGAGGAGGATGAAGCCACGCGCACGTTCTTCCCAAGCCCGTGGTCCGGCCTGATGGACGCCCGCATTCCCCCTTGCCGCGTGGGCATTATGGGCACCTCATTGAGTGGCCTGGACGCGGCTATGGCGGTGGTGATGCAGCACGGCGAGTTTCGTGACGGTAAATTCATCCTCGACAGCGGCAGCGAAGGGTTAAACATTACGCTGATGTCACGGACGGGCATTCTCCCGGAAGCCGATTTTTACTGCCCCATCCCTTATGAACCGCTGTCGGTATTGACCGAATTCGTAGTGGAAAGCGAGATAGCCAAAGGACCGGATGGCCTGCTTGACCGAGTCTTTGCCCTGATGGTGAAAGAGCTTGAACTCGCCGACCCGGCGTGGTGCGAGAAAATGTCTCTGCGTACGCTTAATGCGGACACCATTCGTGAGGCCTGGTTTGAGGATCGTAAGCGCCACGGGCCCTTTACCTGGGCGGAAGAGAATCTCAACGAGGTTGAACGCAATAAACGCGAGCGCCGTACCGTGGCATGGCGCTACACCGTGCTTCGGCTGCATGAGGTCGTTCAGGAGATCGTTCCCCATCTTAGCGAGCAGGACAGAAAACGCTTTAAGCAGGGCCTGGCTCGCGTGTTTATCGATAATTATGCTGCCATCCCGCCGCAGTCTATTCGCAGGCTGCTTGCGCTTCGCGAGGCCGGCATCATTAGCGTGGCGGCGCTCGGCGATGATTACACGCTTGATGCCGGCAGCGATCGGACAGTCATCACCACACAAGAGACCGTTTATCGTTTCGACGTCTTTATTGATGCGCGCGGGCAAAAGCCGCTTAAAACAAACGATCTGCCTTTCCCATCGCTGCGCGGACAGCTTGAGGAGACGGGCGATGAGATCCCCGACATCGGCGAGGATTACACGTTAAAAGCGCCAGATACGGTTCGTGGGCGCATCGCCTTCGGCGCAATACCGTGGCTGATGCACGATCGTCCCTTCGTTCAGGGGCTGGCAGAGTGTGCGGAGATTGCAGAAGCGATGGCGAAGGCGGCTGAAAAACCGGCCTCAGGTATACGGCGTCGGTTGCCGTACGTGGAGAACTGA
- the mdtK gene encoding MdtK family multidrug efflux MATE transporter has product MQKYMNEARQLLALAIPVIVAQVAQTAMGFVDTVMAGGYSATDMAAVAIGTSIWLPAILFGHGLLLALTPVIAQLNGSGRRERIAHQVRQGFWLAGFVSVLIMVVLWNAGHIIRAMHNIDPALADKAVGYLRALLWGAPGYLFFQVARNQCEGLAKTKPGMVMGFIGLLVNIPVNYVFIYGHFGMPELGGVGCGVATAAVYWVMFFSMLTFVKRARSMRDIRNENRFSTPDWNIMTRLVQLGLPIALALFFEVTLFAVVALLVSPLGIVNVAGHQIALNFSSLMFVLPMSLAAAVTIRVGFRLGQGSTLDAQTAARTGLGVGVCMAICTALFTVALREQIALLYNDNPEVVALASHLMLLAAIYQISDSIQVIGSGVLRGYKDTRSIFFITFIAYWVLGLPCGYILALTDLVVDRMGPAGFWMGFIIGLTSAAIMMMLRMRFLQRQPSTIILQRAAR; this is encoded by the coding sequence GTGCAGAAGTACATGAATGAAGCGCGCCAGTTATTGGCACTGGCTATACCCGTGATCGTCGCGCAGGTGGCTCAGACCGCAATGGGATTTGTGGATACGGTAATGGCAGGTGGCTACAGCGCCACCGACATGGCGGCCGTTGCTATCGGCACGTCAATCTGGCTTCCGGCCATCCTGTTCGGCCACGGTCTGCTGCTCGCGCTCACGCCTGTTATCGCTCAGCTCAATGGCTCGGGGCGCCGCGAGCGCATTGCCCATCAGGTCCGCCAGGGTTTCTGGCTGGCCGGGTTTGTCTCTGTGCTGATCATGGTCGTGCTCTGGAACGCGGGCCATATCATTCGCGCTATGCATAACATTGACCCAGCCCTGGCAGACAAAGCCGTGGGCTATCTGCGCGCCCTGCTCTGGGGGGCGCCTGGATATCTCTTCTTCCAGGTGGCGCGTAACCAGTGTGAAGGTCTGGCGAAAACCAAGCCCGGGATGGTGATGGGCTTTATCGGGTTGCTGGTCAACATTCCCGTTAACTATGTTTTTATTTACGGTCATTTCGGGATGCCGGAGCTGGGCGGCGTCGGCTGCGGCGTGGCGACGGCCGCCGTTTACTGGGTCATGTTCTTCTCAATGCTTACCTTCGTGAAGCGCGCCCGCTCCATGCGCGATATTCGTAACGAGAACAGATTCAGCACGCCGGACTGGAACATCATGACGCGCCTGGTGCAGTTAGGGTTGCCGATTGCCCTTGCGCTGTTCTTTGAAGTGACCCTGTTTGCCGTGGTCGCCCTGCTGGTCTCCCCGCTGGGCATTGTGAACGTCGCCGGGCACCAGATTGCGCTCAACTTCAGCTCCCTGATGTTTGTCCTGCCGATGTCGCTGGCCGCAGCAGTGACGATTCGCGTGGGCTTCCGCCTGGGGCAAGGCTCGACGCTCGATGCGCAAACCGCCGCGCGCACCGGACTGGGCGTCGGCGTCTGCATGGCCATTTGCACGGCGCTTTTTACCGTGGCGCTGCGCGAGCAGATTGCCCTGCTCTACAACGACAATCCGGAAGTCGTCGCGCTGGCCTCGCACCTGATGCTGCTGGCCGCGATTTACCAGATTTCGGACTCCATCCAGGTGATTGGCAGCGGGGTGCTGCGCGGCTATAAAGACACGCGTTCCATTTTCTTTATCACCTTCATCGCCTACTGGGTGCTGGGTCTGCCGTGTGGGTATATTCTGGCCCTGACCGACCTGGTGGTTGACCGCATGGGACCGGCGGGGTTCTGGATGGGCTTTATCATCGGCCTGACGTCGGCGGCAATTATGATGATGTTGCGCATGCGCTTCCTGCAGCGCCAGCCATCCACGATCATTTTGCAACGCGCTGCACGTTAA
- a CDS encoding riboflavin synthase yields the protein MFTGIVQGTAKVVSIDEKPNFRTHVVELPEYMLEGIETGASIAHNGCCLTVTEINGNQISFDLMKETLRITNLGELVVGDTVNVERAAKFSDEIGGHLMSGHIMTTAEVAKIVTSENNRQIWFKMQDPSLMKYILYKGFIGIDGISLTVGEVTPTRFCVHLIPETLQRTTLGAKKLGHRVNIEIDPQTQAVVDTVERVLAAKEAAIIKTAEEE from the coding sequence ATGTTTACTGGTATTGTGCAGGGCACTGCCAAAGTGGTGTCCATTGATGAAAAACCTAATTTCCGTACTCATGTTGTTGAGCTGCCGGAATATATGCTTGAGGGCATCGAAACCGGCGCCTCGATTGCCCATAACGGCTGCTGCCTGACCGTGACCGAAATTAACGGCAACCAGATTAGCTTTGATTTAATGAAAGAGACGCTGCGGATCACTAACCTGGGCGAGCTGGTAGTAGGCGATACCGTCAACGTTGAGCGCGCGGCGAAGTTCAGCGATGAGATTGGCGGTCACCTGATGTCGGGGCACATCATGACCACTGCCGAAGTGGCGAAAATCGTGACCTCGGAAAATAACCGTCAAATCTGGTTTAAAATGCAGGACCCGTCATTAATGAAATACATCCTCTATAAAGGATTTATTGGCATTGACGGGATTAGCCTGACGGTGGGTGAAGTGACGCCAACGCGTTTTTGCGTGCATTTAATTCCTGAAACGCTGCAGCGCACCACGCTGGGCGCGAAAAAATTGGGGCATCGCGTGAATATCGAAATCGATCCGCAAACCCAGGCTGTGGTCGATACGGTGGAGCGCGTGCTGGCAGCAAAAGAAGCCGCAATAATAAAGACCGCAGAAGAAGAATAA
- the cfa gene encoding cyclopropane fatty acyl phospholipid synthase, giving the protein MSSSCIEEVSVPDDNWSRIVSELLGRAGITINGSSPSDPQVKHPDFFKRVLREGSLGLGESYMDGWWECERLDIFFASVLRAGLENQLPRNLKDTLRVASARLFNLQSKKRAWIVGKEHYDLGNDLFSRMLDPFMQYSCAYWKDASTLEEAQQAKLRLISEKLQLQPGMRVLDIGCGWGGLAYFMAKHYGVSVVGVTISAEQQKMARERCQGLNVDIRLQDYRDLNEQFDRIVSVGMFEHVGPKNYDTYFEVVDRNLKPDGLFLLHTIGSKRTDNNVDPWINKYIFPNGCLPSVRQIANASESHFVMEDWHNFGADYDTTLMAWHERFQKAWPEIADNYSERFKRMFSYYLNACAGAFRARDIQLWQVVFSRGIEHGLRVAR; this is encoded by the coding sequence ATGAGTTCATCGTGTATAGAAGAAGTCAGCGTTCCGGACGACAACTGGTCCCGGATCGTCAGTGAACTGTTAGGTCGAGCAGGCATCACTATCAACGGATCTTCGCCATCCGATCCCCAGGTTAAGCATCCCGACTTTTTTAAACGCGTGTTGCGGGAAGGATCGTTAGGCCTGGGAGAAAGCTATATGGACGGCTGGTGGGAGTGCGAACGTCTGGATATCTTTTTTGCCAGCGTGTTGCGCGCCGGTCTGGAAAATCAACTCCCCCGCAATCTGAAAGACACCCTGCGTGTCGCCTCTGCCCGACTGTTTAACTTGCAAAGTAAAAAACGCGCATGGATCGTCGGCAAAGAACATTACGATCTCGGCAACGACCTGTTCAGCCGCATGCTGGACCCTTTCATGCAATACTCCTGCGCCTACTGGAAAGACGCGTCGACGCTTGAGGAAGCACAGCAGGCCAAGCTGCGCCTGATCAGCGAGAAGCTGCAGCTACAGCCCGGCATGCGCGTTCTGGATATCGGCTGCGGCTGGGGCGGGCTGGCGTATTTTATGGCGAAGCACTACGGCGTCAGCGTGGTCGGCGTGACGATCTCAGCGGAACAGCAAAAAATGGCGCGGGAGCGCTGTCAGGGTCTTAATGTGGATATCCGGCTGCAGGACTACCGTGACTTGAACGAGCAATTCGACCGGATCGTTTCCGTCGGCATGTTCGAGCACGTGGGGCCAAAAAACTACGATACCTACTTTGAGGTGGTGGATCGTAATTTGAAACCGGACGGCCTCTTCCTGCTGCACACCATCGGCTCTAAGCGGACCGACAACAACGTTGACCCGTGGATCAATAAATACATCTTTCCGAATGGTTGTTTACCGTCCGTTCGCCAGATTGCCAACGCCAGTGAATCCCATTTCGTGATGGAAGACTGGCATAACTTTGGCGCGGACTACGACACCACCTTAATGGCGTGGCATGAACGTTTCCAGAAAGCCTGGCCCGAGATTGCGGACAACTATTCAGAACGATTTAAACGGATGTTTAGCTATTATCTGAATGCCTGCGCGGGGGCGTTTCGCGCACGGGATATTCAGCTCTGGCAGGTGGTATTCAGCCGGGGGATTGAACACGGACTGCGTGTCGCACGCTAA